The following proteins are encoded in a genomic region of Nicoliella spurrieriana:
- a CDS encoding DUF5776 domain-containing protein yields MQSASVRTTNASSTATSANSVATAAAAEAASASVAASTAAANGDPSTAYSQASVASQAAAKASSAANAASAANADGSAAANDADAAAKSLDSANQALASDGRVAASATATANSMADAGNTAAAQTAASTANSASVSADINTAAAGNNGNDASVKSSQASVSSSQASVATGAVNTAVTTVNSLNSLNGADSVVAAASSVVASASSVANSASADATLASSDANSAKNAADSATASANAADQLASNAAFKANSYATAANLAHGSAAVRLASQAASAANEAAAASANANSASNAANAAAQKATSAALRAASDQALASNAANDATSVASAASSEVAAGIASADGTTSSAGSVTASAVANGSTATSTANVASGATNGASAQTSSANSTASAAFDSANLASQDVASIAAANPGNSSIASAATKASRAASLASSAASVASAAHQSASSASSVASSAAAKVASANNDIQSANQDYAAAASAEAAAAKDGNRSAAASAAAVAAAAANRAQSAASVANSAMTAANDAASAGASATAAGNQAASAASAAASDAAAADSAANSLNPTPVDPTSAANAGNSTAASAVSAASSAASVTGPIASSTSLDAANTDHDAKVASDANDGANDSASLANQDTSFANQAAQQAPSNTVISSAASVATSANAVVSSAASTAAGANSAAANAKSAADSAAADASQQNSVAQSATSTVSAAQQAASSAYAAGNTTAGNHFARQASQAAANASAAAIQAQADAKTASAAAVTASSAAFTATSASAVAKSAANDVASAFSAASAAAQAADGYTNGAANDAKRASSAASVANSNVAATSSNQSGVTSASSVVSSAGSTATSVASAVSAASAAISSADSIASAGGHANDPQIASDASVAKSAALVASGANATVSSATSDFNAASSSASVAIASANAASSTADTAATNAQSAANAAASYAATGNDSAASSASVVASEQAATAMGASDAAVSARARANTATDAASKAASKAASAAFVASSANAVTSAAVNDAQSQAANLNPTDPTANSARAHNAASAAQSNADAAASAASVAASANQDATVSSSNADTSNQQTASATSAVNAMATRYPKNSAIAAASNTASQATAAASSAANDASIAASQASGVNATAQSAKDAATTAVSAANAANAAAASAAQAKPFNASASAIAVSAAQAAESANAAASTAQSNASSAAVAAQSASDRAAIDASLASSAAAGAKTAQANASSAVQALSDTATGASSNANHAAQANDLANRATSGTNSAATLAASYASQAGDSTSSASGDNTAASTAASQANQVAANYPNNIQVQSAASVASSAAGVTSAANADAQVANTQAQSARDVASSAAHAADQANSTASGANSAAASAASAAQSYANDGDQAAAQSANALASQQASTASSAASSAVVASQTASTAVQSAASASVRAASDAANASAAASTANSANATASMAASAQDAATKAAEDTVKNASSHTDQTAGQANSAQAANSSANDHANATDSNAVAIQNMAAAAQSAAAAANSLATNAPQNTSAQSYARDASTAAVIASSVASQASSANSVAQSARNAASADNSQAAVAKQNASAEASMASSLASQMSNAASAGDFSAVNSLGSLLSSANSANNLDYSQAVAANSAASAANSAASSAEALTQSLTAVVTSAANRAQSDYLNTYRVTHLSNGASHFIPAASQAASVASSNINSVNATANLANQYSVAASTSTSNGATPASSAQQLASQAVMMAAQSNATPAMRSFASIASSAANTIAAASADAVIANSQASSATAAANAAAAIANSAAGVANAAYSAAANANAAASNAYANGDQADGDSYASTAASAASVANRAASQVASADSVVAAETAIASSAASRAASDYATIIAAAKLIFAQQPTSNSANTNDSSAADYYDRGVSDAKAGHHKAASYLSSPSYQGGFDGYRDGYKNRVRQTNFTGKTAVYKADYAKAYQAGQAAYRAQVAKGRAAAKRASLAAGSLSGKSAGYKYGYAREFNAQLKKHPQYIYNTQNVYLYTNARFGTETRIKGYAKQPRKRVAEFKITKMVVEKHGRVRYYVKSHLSANVTRGYLTANRRFITNAYYSRADMKRANRHTVRIINPKGVRLHSTKTFNNKNGKYYRAGTKLHVNHVVNHHGMTRFSVGHGNYITGNKKFVKFI; encoded by the coding sequence TTGCAATCAGCAAGTGTTCGGACGACGAACGCTTCCTCAACTGCCACTAGTGCTAACTCAGTTGCCACTGCCGCTGCTGCTGAGGCTGCTTCTGCGAGCGTTGCCGCTTCGACTGCCGCTGCTAATGGTGATCCATCAACTGCTTACAGCCAAGCCAGCGTTGCTAGTCAAGCTGCCGCTAAGGCAAGCAGTGCTGCTAACGCTGCTAGTGCTGCCAATGCTGACGGTTCTGCTGCCGCCAACGATGCGGACGCTGCTGCCAAGAGTCTTGATTCAGCGAACCAAGCATTGGCTTCGGATGGGCGGGTAGCCGCTAGTGCTACTGCCACCGCTAATTCAATGGCGGATGCTGGTAACACTGCTGCTGCACAAACTGCTGCTTCGACTGCGAACTCCGCCAGTGTTAGCGCTGATATTAACACCGCTGCTGCCGGTAATAACGGCAACGACGCTTCGGTGAAGTCCAGTCAAGCGAGCGTTTCATCCAGCCAGGCGAGTGTGGCGACTGGCGCGGTCAACACTGCTGTTACAACCGTTAATTCGTTGAATAGTCTGAATGGGGCCGATTCAGTAGTTGCCGCCGCTAGTTCAGTGGTGGCCTCCGCTAGCTCGGTCGCTAATTCAGCTTCTGCTGACGCAACGTTGGCATCTTCAGACGCTAACAGTGCAAAGAATGCCGCTGATAGTGCGACTGCAAGTGCGAATGCTGCTGATCAATTGGCTTCAAACGCAGCCTTTAAGGCCAACTCGTATGCCACTGCTGCTAATTTAGCCCATGGTTCTGCTGCCGTGCGGTTAGCTAGTCAAGCTGCCTCTGCCGCAAATGAAGCTGCTGCGGCTTCCGCCAACGCTAATTCGGCATCGAATGCCGCCAACGCTGCGGCCCAAAAGGCTACGAGCGCTGCATTGCGGGCTGCTTCTGATCAAGCCCTGGCATCGAATGCTGCCAATGATGCGACTAGTGTCGCCAGTGCTGCTAGCAGCGAAGTTGCCGCTGGAATTGCGAGTGCCGATGGGACCACTAGTTCCGCAGGTTCGGTGACTGCATCTGCAGTTGCAAATGGTTCCACTGCGACTAGCACTGCCAATGTTGCCAGTGGGGCAACCAACGGTGCTTCCGCTCAAACGAGCAGCGCTAATTCCACCGCCAGTGCCGCTTTCGATAGCGCTAACCTAGCTTCACAGGATGTTGCTTCGATCGCAGCTGCCAACCCTGGTAATTCATCAATTGCCTCTGCAGCAACGAAGGCCTCCCGGGCTGCAAGTCTTGCTAGTTCGGCAGCTAGCGTTGCCAGTGCTGCGCACCAAAGCGCTTCCAGCGCTTCCAGTGTTGCTAGTTCTGCCGCTGCGAAGGTTGCAAGTGCCAATAATGATATTCAATCTGCTAATCAGGATTATGCTGCCGCTGCGAGCGCTGAAGCTGCTGCCGCTAAGGATGGTAACCGTTCTGCCGCCGCTAGTGCTGCTGCAGTTGCCGCTGCCGCTGCGAACCGGGCTCAATCGGCTGCCAGTGTTGCTAATTCAGCAATGACCGCTGCCAATGATGCCGCCAGCGCCGGGGCAAGTGCCACTGCTGCTGGCAATCAGGCTGCCAGTGCCGCCAGTGCTGCTGCGAGTGATGCGGCTGCCGCCGACAGTGCCGCTAATTCGCTGAATCCGACACCAGTGGATCCAACTTCCGCTGCGAATGCCGGGAACAGCACCGCAGCTAGTGCTGTCAGTGCGGCTAGCTCCGCTGCTTCAGTGACCGGGCCAATCGCTAGTTCGACCAGTTTGGATGCAGCGAATACCGATCATGATGCCAAGGTGGCTTCGGATGCTAATGATGGGGCGAACGATTCGGCTAGCTTAGCGAACCAAGACACCAGTTTCGCCAATCAGGCTGCTCAACAAGCACCAAGCAACACGGTCATCAGTAGCGCTGCTTCAGTGGCTACTTCTGCGAACGCAGTGGTGAGTTCCGCTGCTTCCACCGCCGCTGGTGCCAACAGTGCTGCCGCCAATGCTAAATCAGCCGCTGACTCCGCAGCTGCCGATGCTAGTCAACAAAATTCGGTTGCCCAATCAGCAACCAGTACCGTTAGTGCTGCTCAACAGGCTGCATCATCTGCATATGCCGCTGGGAACACCACCGCCGGGAACCACTTTGCACGACAAGCCAGTCAAGCCGCTGCAAATGCGAGTGCTGCAGCTATTCAGGCTCAAGCGGACGCCAAGACCGCTAGTGCTGCTGCGGTCACTGCATCGAGTGCTGCTTTTACCGCCACTTCCGCTAGTGCGGTTGCTAAGTCGGCAGCCAATGATGTAGCCAGCGCCTTTAGCGCGGCTTCAGCCGCCGCACAGGCTGCTGATGGGTACACCAATGGAGCTGCCAATGATGCTAAGCGGGCTTCCAGCGCCGCTTCGGTGGCCAACTCCAACGTTGCTGCCACTAGTTCGAATCAATCAGGGGTCACCAGCGCTTCCTCGGTGGTTAGTTCTGCCGGGAGCACTGCCACCAGTGTTGCGAGTGCGGTCAGTGCTGCGAGTGCTGCAATTTCATCGGCTGACTCGATTGCCAGTGCCGGTGGGCACGCTAATGATCCTCAAATCGCAAGTGATGCCAGCGTTGCTAAATCAGCTGCTTTGGTTGCCAGTGGTGCAAATGCCACCGTCAGTTCCGCTACTTCAGACTTTAATGCCGCAAGTTCTTCTGCAAGTGTGGCAATTGCGAGTGCAAATGCTGCCAGTTCAACTGCCGATACCGCTGCCACTAACGCGCAGTCTGCCGCCAATGCTGCTGCTAGTTATGCTGCAACGGGGAATGACTCCGCCGCAAGTTCCGCCAGCGTTGTTGCTTCTGAACAAGCGGCCACTGCGATGGGTGCATCAGATGCCGCTGTTAGTGCCCGTGCTCGTGCTAATACGGCTACTGATGCTGCATCAAAAGCCGCTAGCAAAGCTGCATCTGCCGCTTTCGTTGCTAGTTCAGCCAATGCGGTGACAAGTGCCGCCGTTAACGACGCCCAATCACAGGCTGCTAATTTGAATCCAACGGATCCGACCGCTAATTCTGCGCGGGCCCACAATGCAGCCTCAGCTGCCCAGTCAAATGCGGATGCTGCTGCCAGTGCTGCAAGCGTTGCTGCCAGTGCTAATCAGGATGCCACCGTTAGTTCGTCAAACGCTGATACTTCCAATCAACAGACGGCTTCGGCCACGAGTGCTGTGAACGCAATGGCAACTAGGTATCCAAAGAATTCCGCAATTGCTGCCGCATCCAACACGGCTAGTCAAGCCACCGCTGCCGCTAGTTCCGCTGCAAACGATGCCTCAATTGCCGCCAGCCAAGCCAGTGGGGTTAACGCCACTGCGCAATCCGCAAAGGATGCAGCCACCACTGCCGTTTCCGCTGCAAACGCTGCTAATGCTGCGGCTGCCAGTGCTGCACAGGCCAAGCCATTTAACGCGAGTGCTTCTGCAATTGCTGTGAGTGCTGCTCAGGCTGCCGAATCAGCCAATGCTGCTGCCTCAACGGCGCAAAGCAATGCTTCCAGTGCGGCCGTTGCTGCTCAATCGGCATCCGATCGGGCTGCAATCGATGCATCATTAGCTAGTTCTGCGGCTGCGGGTGCAAAGACTGCACAGGCCAATGCTAGTTCCGCTGTGCAAGCATTATCCGATACGGCTACCGGTGCTTCGTCGAATGCAAACCACGCGGCACAAGCCAATGATTTAGCTAACCGTGCTACGAGTGGCACCAATTCCGCTGCCACCCTAGCGGCTAGTTATGCTAGTCAAGCCGGTGATTCAACCAGTAGTGCTAGTGGTGATAACACCGCGGCCTCCACTGCGGCTAGCCAGGCCAACCAAGTTGCTGCTAACTATCCAAACAACATCCAGGTCCAATCCGCTGCGAGTGTTGCTAGTTCAGCTGCCGGAGTGACGAGTGCTGCGAATGCCGATGCACAAGTTGCAAATACCCAGGCGCAATCAGCTAGGGATGTTGCCAGCAGCGCTGCCCATGCTGCTGATCAGGCTAATTCAACTGCCAGTGGTGCAAACAGCGCAGCTGCCAGTGCCGCTTCAGCAGCACAGAGCTATGCTAATGATGGGGATCAAGCTGCCGCCCAAAGTGCTAATGCATTAGCCTCACAACAGGCCTCGACCGCCAGTTCCGCTGCCAGTTCCGCAGTGGTTGCCAGTCAAACCGCGTCAACGGCAGTCCAATCTGCAGCTAGCGCTTCAGTTAGAGCAGCTAGCGACGCTGCCAACGCCAGTGCTGCCGCATCAACGGCTAATTCAGCCAATGCGACTGCCTCGATGGCTGCATCTGCTCAGGATGCTGCGACCAAGGCGGCTGAGGATACCGTTAAGAATGCTTCATCCCACACCGATCAGACTGCTGGCCAGGCCAACAGCGCCCAAGCTGCGAACAGCTCAGCCAATGACCATGCCAATGCTACCGATTCGAATGCCGTAGCAATTCAAAACATGGCTGCTGCAGCGCAATCAGCCGCTGCTGCTGCTAATAGCCTAGCAACGAATGCACCCCAAAACACCAGTGCGCAAAGCTATGCGCGTGACGCAAGCACGGCCGCTGTAATCGCTAGTTCGGTTGCCAGTCAGGCAAGTAGTGCTAATTCAGTTGCCCAAAGTGCTCGCAATGCCGCTAGTGCTGATAATTCACAGGCGGCTGTTGCAAAACAAAATGCCAGTGCAGAAGCTTCAATGGCGTCCTCATTAGCTAGTCAAATGTCCAACGCGGCTAGTGCCGGGGACTTCTCAGCGGTCAACTCGCTCGGTAGCCTGCTTTCGTCAGCCAACAGTGCTAATAACTTGGATTACAGTCAGGCGGTTGCTGCAAACAGCGCCGCTAGTGCTGCGAATAGTGCCGCAAGTTCCGCTGAAGCATTGACCCAGTCGTTGACTGCGGTGGTTACTAGTGCCGCTAATCGGGCCCAAAGTGACTATTTGAACACCTACCGGGTGACCCATTTATCCAACGGGGCTAGTCATTTCATCCCCGCTGCGAGTCAGGCCGCTAGCGTGGCAAGCAGTAACATTAATTCGGTCAATGCCACTGCGAACTTGGCTAACCAATATTCCGTTGCGGCTTCAACCAGCACTTCAAATGGGGCGACCCCAGCTAGTTCAGCCCAACAACTTGCGAGTCAAGCTGTTATGATGGCCGCCCAATCAAACGCAACGCCTGCAATGCGTAGCTTTGCTTCGATTGCCAGTTCTGCTGCTAACACGATTGCAGCTGCATCTGCCGATGCGGTGATTGCCAACAGCCAGGCTAGTTCGGCCACTGCGGCTGCCAATGCTGCGGCTGCCATTGCTAACTCTGCTGCTGGAGTTGCGAATGCTGCTTACAGCGCTGCTGCTAATGCGAATGCTGCGGCTTCGAATGCATATGCGAATGGGGATCAAGCTGATGGCGATAGTTATGCTTCTACAGCTGCCAGTGCCGCTAGCGTTGCTAATCGTGCCGCCAGCCAGGTTGCCAGTGCTGATTCAGTCGTTGCTGCTGAAACAGCAATCGCCAGTTCCGCTGCAAGTCGGGCTGCTAGTGATTATGCAACGATCATTGCGGCCGCTAAGCTGATTTTTGCCCAGCAACCAACGAGTAACAGTGCCAATACCAATGATAGTAGTGCCGCTGATTACTACGACCGGGGAGTTAGTGATGCGAAGGCTGGCCACCATAAGGCCGCTAGTTACCTTAGCTCCCCAAGTTATCAGGGTGGTTTTGATGGCTACCGTGATGGCTACAAGAATCGGGTTCGGCAGACGAACTTCACTGGCAAGACCGCCGTTTACAAGGCTGACTATGCGAAAGCTTATCAAGCTGGACAAGCTGCTTACCGGGCCCAGGTTGCAAAGGGCCGGGCTGCTGCTAAGCGGGCTAGCCTTGCCGCTGGTTCACTATCCGGAAAATCTGCTGGCTACAAGTATGGTTATGCCCGTGAGTTCAACGCGCAGTTGAAAAAGCATCCTCAGTATATCTACAACACCCAAAACGTATACCTGTACACTAATGCGCGCTTTGGGACTGAGACCCGGATTAAGGGGTATGCTAAACAACCACGGAAGCGGGTTGCTGAATTTAAGATTACTAAGATGGTAGTTGAAAAGCACGGTCGGGTGCGTTACTACGTCAAGAGCCACTTGTCAGCTAATGTGACGAGGGGGTATTTGACCGCTAACCGGCGCTTCATTACCAATGCTTACTACAGCAGGGCGGATATGAAGCGGGCCAATCGCCATACCGTTCGGATCATCAATCCGAAGGGGGTCCGGCTCCATTCGACCAAGACGTTCAATAATAAAAACGGTAAGTACTACCGGGCTGGAACTAAGCTCCATGTCAACCACGTAGTTAATCATCATGGAATGACCCGGTTTAGTGTTGGTCATGGAAATTACATTACCGGCAACAAGAAATTCGTTAAATTTATTTAA